In Colletotrichum higginsianum IMI 349063 chromosome 1, whole genome shotgun sequence, one genomic interval encodes:
- a CDS encoding rRNA-processing protein CGR1 codes for MSATEVQTTTAASEKSLGMRKNGKQWHETKKAFRPTAGLTSYEKRAKDRVAMASMKAKEKEMKDEKEAERKQRIQTIKDRRAAKEEKERYEKMAEKMHKKRVERLKRKEKRNKAINS; via the exons ATGTCTGCTACGGAAGTCCAAACCACGACTGCTGCCAGCGAAAAGTCGCTTGGCATGCGGAAGAATG GCAAGCAATGGCACGAAACGAAGAAGGCGTTCAGGCCGACGGCTGGCTTGACTTCCTATGAGAAGCGCGCCAAGGACCGCGTTGCAatggcatcgatgaaggccaaggagaaggagatgaaggacGAGAAAGAGGCAGAGCGCAAG CAACGTATCCAAACCATCAAGGACAGAAGGGCCGccaaggaagagaaggaacGCTACgagaagatggccgagaagatgCACAAGAAGCGCGTGGAGAGACTcaagaggaaggagaagcgCAACAAGGCCATCAACTCATGA
- a CDS encoding Mannan polymerase complexes mnn9 subunit, with protein sequence MARPMGSVRLKKANPVTLLLGAVLCIFIIVFLVGPSKSVKAEPAGTASHHLSPPTAPYRKKAKGDTRPPPVVRYNLNNVTITTDPIGNRESVLILTPMARFYQDYWDNLLNLNYPHDLISLGFILPKTKEGNAATAALQEQITKTQSSEKNRFKSIVIMRQDFEPAITSQDESERHKMENQKARRAVMSKARNSLLFTTLGPQTSWVLWLDADIVETPPSLIQDLASHDKPVIVPNCFQRFMNTETNKIEERPYDFNSWQDSEIAQKMAETMGPDDILLEGYKDMPTYRALMAYLGTDDKDKRMEIPLDGVGGTALLVKADVHRDGAMFPPFSFYHLIETEGFAKMAKRLGWQPFGLPNYRVYHYNE encoded by the exons ATGGCCCGCCCCATGGGGTCAGTTCgcttgaagaaggcgaacCCAGTcacccttcttctcggcgcaGTGCTGTGCATTTTTATCATTGTCTTTCTCGTCGGGCCCTCCAAGTCGGTTAAGGCAGAACCAGCCGGGACCGCCTCTCACCACCTATCACCGCCAACCGCACCCTACCGAAAGAAGGCCAAAGGCGACACGAGGCCGCCACCGGTCGTCCGCTACAACCTCAACAATGTCACCATCACGACCGATCCAATTGGCAACCGCGAGTCCGTCCTTATCTTGACGCCGATGGCGCGTTTCTACCAGGACTACTGGGACAACCTGCTCAACCTGAACTATCCCCACGACCTTATCTCCCTCGGCTTCATCCTGCCCAAGACCAAGGAGGGAAATGCTGCGACGGCGGCTTTGCAGGAACAGATCACCAAGACTCAGAGCTCGGAGAAGAACCGCTTCAAGAGCATCGTCATTATGCGGCAGGATTTCGAGCCAGCCATCACATCCCAAGACGAGAGCGAGCGGCACAAGATGGAGAACCAGAAAGCCAGGCGGGCCGTCATGTCCAAGGCCCGTAATTCGCTGCTGTTCACAACCTTGGGGCCCCAAACATCGTGGGTTCTGTGGCTGGATGCCGACATTGTCGAAACGCCGCCATCTCTCATCCAGGATCTAGCATCGCACGACAAGCCCGTCATCGTCCCTAACTGTTTCCAGCGGTTTATGAACACCGAGACCAATAAGATAGAGGAGCGGCCCTACGACTTCAACAGCTGGCAGGACAGTGAGATTGCGCAAAAGATGGCCGAGACAATGGGTCCAGACGATATCTTGCTCGAGGGGTACAAGGACATGCCAACGTACCGTGCGTTGATGGCGTACTTGGGCACCGACGACAAAGACAAACGGATGGAAATCCCGTtggacggcgtcggcggcaccgcgCTACTCGTCAAGGCAGACGTCCACCGTGATGGGGCTATGTTCCCGCCATTCTCCTTCTACCATCTCATCGAGACCGAGGGCTTTGCCAAGATGGCGAAGCGCTTGGGCTGGCAGCCGTTTGGCCTCCCGAACTACAGA GTCTATCACTATAATGAGTAG
- a CDS encoding RNA binding protein produces the protein MADKLDRSLDEILGEKKTDGPRSRRGGGGGGGGGGSAPRRRERERQENPRDSVRKSFRDEPRNLDSLPLVSEWVHDRFEEHDTRRGPAPRRRRDEPEQSAKIRVENIHYELTPEDLEELFNRIGPVAKLDLKYDRAGRSEGIAFVTMESREDALEAVKEFDGANANGQPIRLSIMPGGPGPRSRNPFDSAVMPGRPLAERISVPGGRSRSMSPGRKYDVDEAASRGIDRYVPGNRSGNRSRSPIPRRRGAGGGGRRPGGRREGGGRDGGRDGGRDGGRDQEGERGGRSGREGRTRKTQEELDAEMADYFGGGNAGETAPQPNGGATAAAATPAVPATDDIDMIE, from the exons ATGGCGGATAAACTGGACCGCAGcctcgacgagatcctcGGTGAAAAG AAGACCGACGGTCCTCGCAGCCGTCgtgggggcggcggcggcggaggtggaggtggaAGTGCTCCTCGCAGACGCGAACGTGAGCGTCAAGAAAACCCCCGTGACAGCGTCAGAAAG TCCTTCCGCGATGAACCCAGAAATCTTGACAG CTTACCCTTGGTTAGCGAATGGGTACACGATCGTTTCGAAGAGCATG ATACTCGCCGTGGCCCGGccccacgacgacgacgcgacGAGCCGGAACAAAG TGCGAAAATCCGCGTTGAGAACATTCACTACGAATTGACCCCAGAGGATTTGGAG GAGCTTTTCAACAGAATTGGACCCGTCGCCAAGCTTGACCTCAAGTATGACCGTGCCGGCCGCTCCGAGGGCATTGCCTTTGTTACGATGGAGTCCCGCGAGGATGCTTTGGAGGCGGTCAAGGAGTTTGAcggcgccaacgccaacg GCCAACCTATCAGGCTGTCAATCATGCCCGGCGGACCCGGCCCTCGATCTCGTAACCCCTTCGACTCGGCCGTGATGCCGGGTCGCCCGCTTGCTGAACGTATATCTGTCCCTGGTGGTCGCTCAAGATCAATGTCGCCTGGGCGCAAGTACGACGTCGATGAAGCTGCCAGCAGGGGCATCGATAGATACGTCCCTGGAAACCGCTCCGGCAACCGCTCGCGAAGCCCCATTCCCCGACGAcgtggcgccggcggcggcggtcgcaGGCCTGGCGGTCGcagggaaggaggaggcagAGACGGCGGCAGAGATGGAGGAAGAGATGGTGGAAGAGATCAAGAGGGTGAAAGAGGCGGCCGCTCGGGTAGAGAGGGTCGCACCCGGAAGACCCAAGAAGAATTGGATGCCGAGATGGCTGACTACTTTGGCGGAGGAAACGCCGGAGAGACTGCGCCCCAGCCGAACGGTGGCGCcactgctgccgccgccacccccgCGGTACCCGCCACGGACGATATCGACATGATCGAGTAA
- a CDS encoding Ubiquitin-conjugating enzyme, whose product MSWRIQTLPDSQSNPTGAAKKAKSKSKTSDGRGAIKRLIKELDVWRDEQKDERGIERLGPVDDENLLTWEAVINGRGVGNGYDEGRWLLAIQIPQDYPLRPPTIRFVTPVVHANIALQTGEICLDLLKDAWTPAYSVLESVRAVRTLLAYPETDSPLNVDVAALLRGGDVLGTRALVEFWCRDDDGRYEGP is encoded by the exons ATGTCATGGCGGATCCAAACCTTGCCTGATTCCCAGTCGAACCCGACCGgcgcggcgaagaaggcaaagtccaagtccaagacGTCAGATGGACGTGGCGCGATCAAGAGGCTCATCAAGGAGCTGGACGTATGGCGGGATGAGCAGAAGGACGAGCGGGGGATTGAAAGGCTGGGCCCCGTCGATGACGAGAACCTCCTCACATGGGAGGCTGTAATAAACGGCCGGGGGGTTGGAAACGGCTATGATG AGGGCCGATGGCTCCTCGCCATCCAGATCCCGCAAGACTATCCTCTCCGACCCCCGACGATACGCTTCGTGACACCCGTCGTGCACGCTAACATTGCGCTGCAGACGGGTGAGATCTGCCTCGACCTGCTCAAGGACGCCTGGACGCCGGCCTACAGTGTCCTCGAGAGCGTGCGCGCCGTGCGCACGCTGCTGGCGTACCCGGAGACGGACTCGCCCCTCAACGTTGACGTCGCGGCGCTGCtacgcggcggcgacgtaCTCGGTAcccgcgccctcgtcgagttcTGGtgccgcgacgacgacggaagGTATGAGGGGCCGTAG
- a CDS encoding Cell wall proline rich protein produces MATTVGRESMMGATGTQVFDESSMQAISLPAMLDTSASSTTSFSGPRSPRTMPPLPNPPFVFPARPSSASAPSSFSRATGRRPLSAIETQGRSTFSMTADPADRPSKSPALPNFTFNPGASLSPDTNSLLSPPLSPPPVSPRLVPSPSRPTGVGHRRGGSEFVGGSIRSGDSITVTGTSPTRSESGFASPNFQLPPPNPGARRGHAHRRSAALSSHDLSLIVQPPAPGNLRGNSAPTSPAEFDRRLEDHNGGLVEKTLRGVESELALKVPTELTRPVTADSGTSSGRASPAARPVTRTRVGFSDTLEFIPRPLSMVSSDTSSTVTARPGGHSVSGSISSIISIPATTNPESEPVIPLVLTPSRQNNESRPSTAGAVLERSQSIQSVGASPRRRNSIPTLINVPEAGSVGPPMPSPTKTPKRWSFFGLDPFAAAASPLRTRPVSSSSSESGSKPHSSASSSSFEHVLEPPGTPETSEESGQRTDSKKPKRKKKVKNWAGSILARKNKPRNKKCKDLDLSGDSARRFETIKHKDDSLMVEPEVNIEPVTPTLMVTDTSSQPQNLQEWKPRPVSAQDDSSFSMIDLDAALGPFNTPIVNNPEWDAAQRAAASTKRQLHSAQGMKGFSGPGMHYHRRAESAPEMVPFEGARFGIHRFGSSSTMADVFEEDEEDDDHTGKSASLHTNSGRGTAQDSAESSGDEATPPATDIAKKPILDTLPVRAVDDSCIRGGPIPNKEATKAAASMKSEKSLASLQDNVIVEEPSRADVPEFRTGSIFQEKAESTGSATPSPRRILASKDLAPVDVSPLHLPTLSHVPVSPYSMSHASSFPSPRSPMSYDAQRISTAPSSVNEENNFQSLLLGEPGPEVRLSVDIPSLTSSHSTMTRDSSFAPSSQLRQDPIRPDQQRPVSVSSAAFGRRRSSLASLSRLISSSHGERSKLSMEVSYDGEGDKKHKSSKSKRLSRMMRFWKPKDDTSA; encoded by the coding sequence ATGGCAACTACTGTTGGACGTGAGAGTATGATGGGAGCCACGGGTACGCAGGTCTTCGACGAATCTTCTATGCAAGCGATCTCTCTACCAGCAATGCTGGATACTTCTGCTTCCTCAACAACATCATTCTCAGGACCGCGCTCTCCACGGACGATGCCTCCTCTGCCGAATCCGCCTTTTGTCTTCCCGGCAaggccctcgtccgcctctGCGCCATCTTCCTTCTCGAGGGCAACAGGACGGCGACCGCTGTCCGCGATAGAAACTCAAGGACGGTCCACCTTCAGCATGACTGCTGATCCTGCGGACCGACCTTCAAAATCACCTGCGCTCCCCAACTTTACATTCAACCCGGGTGCTTCGCTGTCGCCGGATACCAACTCTCTTCTCAGCCCCCCCCTgtctccgccgcccgtctcccCAAGACTTGTGCCTTCGCCTTCAAGGCCAACGGGAGTTGGACacagaagaggaggaagcgAATTTGTGGGAGGAAGCATACGATCTGGAGACTCGATCACAGTCACGGGTACAAGCCCGACAAGATCCGAAAGTGGCTTCGCTTCTCCCAACTTCCAACTTCCACCACCCAACCCCGGCGCCCGCCGTGGCCACGCCCACAGACGATCTGCGGCGCTATCGAGCCATGATCTGTCTCTGATTGTGCAACCCCCGGCACCCGGAAACCTACGGGGCAATAGCGCGCCAACCAGCCCGGCCGAGTTTGACCGACGTCTGGAAGACCACAATGGAGGGCTGGTTGAGAAGACGTTAAGAGGCGTCGAATCTGAGCTGGCTCTCAAGGTACCGACAGAGCTCACCAGGCCCGTGACAGCTGATTCGGGCACATCGAGCGGCAGAGCTTCACCTGCCGCCAGGCCAGTGACCCGTACCCGGGTTGGATTCTCCGATACTCTCGAGTTTATCCCGCGCCCCCTATCAATGGTGTCCAGTGATACTTCAAGCACCGTAACCGCCCGGCCTGGAGGGCATTCTGTGTCTGGCAGTATTTCTTCCATAATTTCGATTCCGGCCACGACAAACCCGGAAAGCGAGCCTGTCATTCCTCTGGTACTTACTCCGTCACGGCAGAACAACGAATCACGACCTAGCACTGCTGGAGCCGTTCTCGAACGATCCCAGAGCATCCAATCGGTCGGTGCGTCTCCAAGGAGGAGAAACTCGATCCCTACTCTCATCAACGTGCCGGAAGCCGGTAGCGTTGGCCCCCCGATGCCCAGCCCCACGAAGACCCCTAAGCGCTGGTCTTTCTTTGGGCTTGACCCTTTTGCCGCTGCTGCATCACCACTGCGCACTAGACCTGtcagctccagctcctccgaGTCGGGATCCAAACCACACAGCTCcgcctcatcctcgtctttTGAACACGTCTTGGAACCGCCTGGTACTCCGGAAACATCCGAGGAAAGCGGCCAACGAACCGACAGCAAGAAgccaaagaggaagaagaaggtcaagAATTGGGCCGGATCAATCTTGGCGCGCAAGAACAAGCCGCGCAACAAGAAGTGCAAGGACCTGGACCTCTCGGGCGACTCAGCACGTCGGTTCGAGACAATCAAACACAAAGATGACTCTCTCATGGTTGAGCCAGAAGTTAACATTGAGCCGGTGACACCGACGCTCATGGTCACAGATACGTCTAGTCAACCGCAAAACCTGCAGGAATGGAAGCCACGTCCTGTGTCAGCTCAGGATGACTCGTCATTCTCCATGATCGACCTCGATGCAGCTCTGGGGCCTTTCAACACACCCATTGTCAACAACCCCGAATGGGATGCCGCTCAGCGAGCAGCAGCCTCAACCAAGCGTCAGCTGCACAGTGCTCAGGGGATGAAAGGCTTCAGTGGCCCAGGAATGCATTATCACAGACGCGCAGAAAGCGCGCCCGAGATGGTGCCTTTTGAAGGCGCTCGATTCGGCATCCACCGCTTcggcagcagctcgaccATGGCCGATGTCTttgaggaagatgaggaagacgacgaccacACGGGCAAGTCCGCATCACTCCACACCAACAGCGGCAGAGGCACGGCGCAAGACAGCGCGGAATCCTCCGGTGACGAGGCCACACCCCCAGCTACCGACATCGCCAAGAAGCCCATCCTGGATACTTTGCCTGTCCGCGCCGTTGATGACAGCTGCATCCGCGGTGGCCCCATCCCCAACAAGGAGGCGACCAAGGCGGCTGCTAGCATGAAATCGGAGAAGTCGCTTGCTTCCCTGCAAGACAATGTGATTGTTGAGGAGCCCTCTCGTGCCGACGTCCCCGAATTCCGCACAGGATCTATCTTCCAGGAGAAAGCAGAGTCAACTGGCTCCGCGACTCCCTCGCCCAGGAGAATCCTTGCGAGCAAAGACCTGGCTCCTGTTGATGTCAgccctcttcatcttccgACTCTTTCTCATGTTCCTGTCAGTCCCTATTCGATGAGCCACGCTTCCTCCTTCCCGTCGCCTCGTTCACCAATGTCTTACGATGCACAGCGAATCTCAACGGCCCCGTCATCGGTCAACGAAGAGAACAACTTTCAGTCCCTACTGCTCGGAGAGCCGGGCCCGGAGGTCAGGCTTTCTGTAGATATTCCGTCCTTGACATCCAGTCACTCGACCATGACGAGAGACAGCTCCTTCGCGCCCAGCAGTCAATTGAGGCAAGATCCTATCCGTCCGGACCAACAACGGCCGGTTTCAGTGTCCTCAGCAGCCTTTGGCCGTCGCAGGTCAAGTCTTGCCAGTCTAAGCAGGCTCATTAGCAGCTCACACGGGGAACGCAGCAAGCTCTCCATGGAGGTCTCATatgacggcgagggcgacaagAAGCACAAGTCGAGCAAATCGAAACGACTCAGCCGAATGATGCGATTCTGGAAGCCCAAGGACGACACGTCGGCATAA